A genomic segment from Brevundimonas mediterranea encodes:
- a CDS encoding UTRA domain-containing protein: MTQPDSLHYLGVRDAIATRIAGGELKPGERLPSERQLQVGGGVARGTIREALFQLEAEGIIYRKDRSGWYVSPPPVVYDPTRWEGFMSYVEAQGRRPETETLSKTEIACTPALAPIFGRPVGAPMYRIRRRRSVDGRAVLVETIVVDAALAPDLLSHPLDGSLTSVLKSAYNIAVARNRVDMQPCALTRGEAEALQVKSGLPGLNVVRTSYDAQGRVVEFDREYWRHDALKISVDIRVR; the protein is encoded by the coding sequence ATGACTCAGCCGGACAGCCTTCACTATCTCGGAGTGCGCGACGCCATCGCCACACGGATCGCGGGAGGAGAGTTGAAGCCCGGCGAACGCCTGCCCTCCGAACGTCAGTTGCAAGTGGGCGGCGGGGTGGCGCGCGGCACGATCCGGGAGGCCCTGTTCCAGCTGGAGGCCGAGGGGATCATCTATCGCAAGGACCGCAGCGGCTGGTACGTCTCGCCCCCGCCGGTGGTCTATGATCCGACCCGGTGGGAAGGCTTCATGTCCTATGTCGAGGCCCAGGGCCGCCGCCCGGAGACCGAGACCCTCAGCAAGACGGAAATCGCCTGCACCCCCGCCCTGGCCCCCATCTTCGGCCGCCCGGTCGGCGCGCCGATGTATCGCATTCGCCGACGGCGTTCAGTCGATGGCCGCGCCGTACTGGTGGAGACCATCGTCGTCGACGCGGCCCTGGCCCCGGACCTGCTCAGCCACCCGCTGGACGGTTCGCTGACCAGCGTCCTGAAGTCCGCCTATAATATCGCCGTGGCCCGCAACCGGGTGGACATGCAGCCGTGCGCCCTGACCCGCGGCGAGGCCGAGGCGCTTCAGGTCAAGTCGGGACTGCCGGGGCTGAATGTGGTCCGCACCAGTTATGACGCCCAGGGTCGCGTGGTCGAGTTCGACCGCGAATACTGGCGCCACGACGCCCTGAAGATCAGCGTCGATATCCGGGTGCGTTAG
- the phnX gene encoding phosphonoacetaldehyde hydrolase encodes MTSIRDSFDMVVFDWAGTMVDFGSRAPVLALMEAFAVLGAPVSEEEARRDMGRAKADHVRALFEQPRINQAWMAAHAAAPDQQAVDQVMAELQAPMIRLAEETADLIPGAADAVAHLRSQGLKIASCTGYTREMMQAILPRAAAQGYAPDLVVCAHETPEGRPSPLMIYKACADLGVWPLSRVVKVDDAEVGVAEGRNAGCFTIGVAASGNMVGLTAQALADLDGDERVVLLKAAADRLRDAGADLVIGTVADLIPALEAEAARRAGLS; translated from the coding sequence ATGACCTCCATCCGCGACAGCTTCGACATGGTCGTTTTCGACTGGGCCGGCACCATGGTCGATTTCGGCAGCCGCGCCCCGGTGCTGGCCCTGATGGAGGCCTTCGCCGTCCTCGGCGCGCCCGTCAGTGAAGAGGAGGCCCGCCGCGACATGGGCCGGGCCAAGGCCGACCACGTCCGCGCCCTGTTCGAACAGCCCCGGATCAACCAGGCCTGGATGGCGGCCCACGCCGCGGCGCCGGACCAGCAGGCTGTCGATCAGGTCATGGCCGAACTCCAGGCGCCGATGATCCGTCTGGCCGAGGAGACGGCGGATCTGATCCCCGGCGCCGCGGACGCCGTGGCGCATCTGCGCAGCCAGGGTCTGAAGATCGCGTCCTGCACCGGCTACACCCGCGAGATGATGCAGGCGATCCTGCCGCGCGCCGCCGCTCAGGGGTACGCACCCGACCTGGTGGTCTGCGCCCACGAGACGCCGGAGGGGCGACCCTCGCCGCTGATGATCTACAAGGCCTGCGCCGATCTGGGCGTCTGGCCCCTGTCGCGCGTGGTCAAGGTGGACGATGCGGAGGTGGGCGTCGCCGAGGGGCGCAATGCCGGCTGTTTCACCATCGGCGTGGCCGCCTCAGGCAATATGGTCGGTCTGACCGCCCAGGCCCTGGCCGATCTGGACGGCGATGAACGCGTCGTTCTGTTGAAGGCCGCCGCCGACCGGCTGCGTGACGCCGGCGCCGATCTGGTCATCGGCACTGTTGCCGACCTGATCCCCGCCCTGGAGGCCGAGGCGGCCCGACGCGCCGGCCTTTCCTAA
- a CDS encoding TIGR03364 family FAD-dependent oxidoreductase, whose translation MMGRYDVAVVGAGIVGLACALAAARRGLSVVVIDRDAQANGASIRNFGFVTVTGQPRGRVWRRAHRSRAVWDEVAGEAGVPILQHGLWLPVRRPEAAAVLEAFMATEMGEGCRLMTPDEARARSPETTGPDTVAALWSPHELRVDSRTAIPRLAAWLEGRFGVEFLRQTVVQAVEPPRVVTGRGVVEAARVVVCPGDDMVSLFPDCLADAGLARCKLQMMRLASPGFDLPAPVMSDLGLVRYGGYADLPEAAALRTRLEAEQGRALAEGVHLIAVQDADGALVVGDSHHDAATPDPFADEAVDQLILDEWRAATGRPAPPVLQRWTGTYARGPHADLVAAPHPCVRLALITAGNGASTAFAFGEEVIADLFQETFEP comes from the coding sequence ATGATGGGACGGTACGACGTCGCCGTGGTGGGGGCGGGAATCGTCGGCCTGGCCTGCGCCCTGGCCGCTGCACGGCGCGGCCTTTCGGTGGTGGTGATCGACCGTGACGCCCAGGCGAACGGCGCCTCGATCCGGAACTTCGGTTTCGTCACAGTCACCGGCCAGCCGCGCGGCCGGGTGTGGCGCCGCGCGCATCGCAGCCGCGCCGTCTGGGACGAGGTCGCGGGCGAGGCGGGCGTGCCGATCCTGCAACACGGCCTCTGGCTGCCCGTGCGCAGGCCCGAGGCCGCGGCCGTGCTGGAAGCCTTCATGGCCACCGAGATGGGCGAAGGTTGTCGGCTGATGACGCCGGACGAGGCGCGGGCCCGGTCGCCGGAAACGACCGGACCCGACACGGTCGCCGCCCTCTGGAGCCCCCATGAATTGCGTGTGGACTCCCGCACGGCCATCCCGCGACTGGCCGCGTGGCTGGAGGGGCGTTTCGGGGTCGAGTTTCTGCGTCAGACCGTCGTCCAGGCGGTCGAGCCGCCGCGCGTCGTCACGGGCCGGGGCGTCGTGGAGGCCGCGCGGGTGGTGGTCTGTCCCGGAGACGATATGGTCAGCCTGTTCCCGGATTGCCTGGCTGACGCCGGCCTGGCGCGCTGCAAGTTGCAGATGATGCGGCTGGCGTCGCCTGGCTTCGACTTGCCGGCGCCGGTCATGTCCGACCTGGGTCTGGTTCGCTACGGCGGCTACGCCGACTTGCCGGAGGCCGCCGCCCTGCGCACGCGGCTGGAGGCGGAGCAGGGCCGGGCCCTGGCCGAGGGGGTCCACCTGATCGCGGTGCAGGACGCCGACGGCGCCCTGGTCGTGGGCGACAGCCATCACGACGCCGCCACGCCCGATCCGTTCGCCGACGAGGCGGTCGATCAACTGATCCTGGATGAATGGCGCGCCGCCACCGGCCGGCCCGCGCCGCCCGTCCTGCAACGCTGGACGGGGACCTATGCCCGCGGTCCGCACGCCGACCTGGTCGCCGCGCCGCACCCCTGCGTTCGCCTCGCCCTCATCACCGCCGGCAACGGCGCCTCCACCGCCTTCGCCTTTGGCGAAGAGGTGATCGCAGACCTGTTTCAGGAGACGTTCGAACCATGA
- a CDS encoding DUF5690 family protein, whose product MNRMRLWLAKANPVVFVAFAGLAGFCAYFSMYAFRKPFTAATFDVVAGWDFALDYKIALVIAQVAGYALSKLIGIKVIAEMRPERRAAAIILLIGVSWIALVLFAVVPAPWNVAALFLNGLPLGLIWGLVFGFMEGRRTSEVLGAILCASFILSSGVVKSVGKALMENWQVSEFWMPAAVGVVFMPLLAVSVLALATLPAPSPADEAERVARRPMMARERAAFLAAHWPVLLLLVAAYVMLTAFRDLRDNFAAEIWQALGYGDAASVFTASEGPVAALSLVAMGVLIAVKNNGRALLFMHGVILAGFAILGASTLAFQQGLLSPIVWMIAGGAGLYLAYTPFNAMLFDRMIAYSGTVATAGFLIYVADSTGYLGSVALLLFKNFGAVDLPWLPFFVGAAYATSLAGLILVGGAAILFLRGRGDGSPSPKGSEGQERP is encoded by the coding sequence ATGAACCGGATGCGGCTCTGGCTGGCGAAGGCCAACCCCGTTGTCTTTGTGGCGTTCGCGGGCCTGGCGGGATTTTGCGCCTATTTCTCCATGTACGCCTTCCGCAAACCCTTCACCGCCGCGACCTTCGATGTCGTGGCAGGTTGGGATTTCGCCCTGGACTACAAGATCGCCCTCGTGATCGCGCAGGTGGCCGGCTACGCCCTGTCCAAGCTGATCGGGATCAAGGTGATCGCGGAGATGCGGCCCGAACGCCGAGCGGCCGCTATCATCCTGCTGATCGGCGTCTCCTGGATCGCTTTGGTCCTGTTCGCGGTCGTGCCTGCGCCATGGAATGTCGCGGCCCTGTTCCTCAACGGTCTGCCGCTCGGTCTGATCTGGGGCCTCGTGTTCGGTTTCATGGAGGGGCGACGCACCAGCGAGGTGCTGGGGGCGATCCTGTGCGCCAGCTTCATTCTGTCTTCCGGCGTCGTGAAATCGGTCGGCAAGGCCTTGATGGAGAACTGGCAGGTCAGCGAGTTCTGGATGCCGGCGGCCGTCGGGGTGGTCTTCATGCCTCTGCTGGCCGTTTCGGTGCTGGCCCTCGCCACCCTGCCCGCGCCCAGTCCCGCTGACGAAGCCGAGCGCGTGGCGCGTCGGCCGATGATGGCCAGAGAGCGCGCCGCCTTCCTGGCCGCGCACTGGCCGGTGCTGCTTCTGCTGGTCGCCGCCTATGTGATGCTGACGGCCTTCCGCGACCTGCGCGACAACTTCGCCGCCGAAATCTGGCAGGCGCTGGGCTACGGCGACGCCGCCTCGGTCTTCACCGCCAGCGAAGGGCCGGTGGCGGCCCTGTCGCTGGTGGCGATGGGCGTGTTGATCGCGGTGAAGAACAACGGCCGGGCCCTGCTGTTCATGCACGGCGTCATTCTGGCCGGGTTCGCCATCCTGGGCGCCTCGACCCTCGCCTTTCAGCAGGGCCTGCTGTCGCCGATCGTCTGGATGATCGCCGGCGGCGCGGGCCTGTACCTCGCCTATACCCCCTTCAACGCCATGCTGTTCGACCGGATGATCGCCTATTCGGGCACGGTCGCGACCGCCGGTTTCCTGATCTATGTGGCCGACTCCACCGGCTATCTGGGCAGCGTGGCGCTGCTGCTGTTCAAGAATTTCGGCGCTGTGGATCTGCCTTGGCTGCCCTTTTTCGTGGGCGCCGCCTACGCCACCAGCCTGGCCGGCCTCATATTGGTCGGAGGCGCCGCAATCCTGTTCCTGCGAGGACGTGGAGATGGATCTCCCTCTCCCAAGGGCTCGGAGGGCCAAGAGCGCCCCTGA